GGATATATACTGCTGCTCCCATTAAAAAAGTTGAGAACTGCTAGTAGCCCAAGGCAAAGCCCAAACTGCCCACACCTTCTCATGGTAAGCCCAACCAAGATGGGCTCGCCTATTGTGGGCTTAGATTTGGCCCACCTATAAAGCTCATGCCGTTTTTTGCTTCATCTGTGCTACTGCTTAGCTCCAGGATGCAGGAGTTTTTCTTGCTTCTAGCAGAAACTGAGCACTTCTTACAAAAACTACAGCAGGGCTGATGTACTCAATCACATTGAACTTGGTTGCTAGCAGCAACATGCTGCTACTATCATGTTACTGAAGAGACACATAGTTACATATCACATATGGGCACATCAGGTAGTCTAGTACTATCACCTCGCTATGTATGATGATTACACACATATGTCCGGCGCTAACACAGACTCATCAGTAGCACACTCTCACGGTCTCACACCGACCTGCAGGCAGGGTTGCAGCTACTACTATATTACAGGCAAGAGATCCGACGAGAGTGAAACACGGTTTGCTTattagtttttgctttgttaGGAGATTTGATGAATCGGGTCAGacacttggaagttggaactctACACCGCCCCCAGACAAAagtgctcccctcctcctctaggCCTCTTAGACCCCCGAGCCTCCAGGCCGGTTCCTCCGTTCACCTGCGCCTGGTCGTGTTCGCCGGCGCCCACAGGTCGGCGCCGTTGCTCTGCGTCAGCTGCAGCGTCTGGTCCACTGGAACCAGGCAGAGGCCACGGTTCCTCAGGCTGTAGTGGTCGGGATCCTGGATCACAGCAATTGACATGCTTGTTACATACAAAGATTACTACAAAGTTTTCCTTTTTCTAGCCAAAATTTAACATTTCGAATTTTCGTTAAACTTTCAGAGTATATATGATGACTTAGGTAGAAGGATGTAGGTAGCTGTAGCTGACCTCAGGCGCAGCGCCAGGCACCGGAGGAGCACGCATGTAAGGGGAGCTAAGAACCTGCAAAATGTTTCAGTTGAGTCACAGAAAACGAAAGGTAAGCAGGCTTAAAGATCACAGAAATGAGTGTGCGGTGATCGAGAACAAGTACCTCGAGCTGCTGGTGAAGAAACTTGATGTACCCTGAGGCCTCCTGAAGAACAGAAGCAGTGTCCGTCTGCACAAAGCGAGAGAGTTTGCATAACCAGATGAGCTCAGGCTTCTAAGTTTTATAACATGAGTTTGATTCACAAAGATGAGAGAAGACAGGAAGCAAGTGCAGAAATGTATAGTAAATACCTTCCCAAATGGTGACACTAGCTGCTGCAGTGCAGCCACTCTCTCACCAATCTTATCCTTCTTCTCCTGAtcaattgcaatttgcaaacaaAGAAACCTCAGTCAGAACAACACACAAGAAAAATGAAAGAACAGGAAAGACGTGTGAAAATTAGACTTGAGCAACATACCTTCGGGGAGACGGGAGCGTCTCTCGGGCTTGTGTTCCTCGGCTTCTTGGATGTCATGCTCCCAAACTCCTCCGAGCTGCTGGTGACTGCTGCTTTCCCGGTGAAGTAGCTTTCATTGTGGTTCCTTTTGCTGTGATTGGCGACCTcggtcatcatcatcttcctctTCTGCTGCTCTCAGTCTTTCTTGCCCTTTTTTTCCTGCTGAAAATCAGGAGGAAAGTATAGGTAAGGTGACCTTCACCTTGCTTCTACTTTGTTTGCTACTATGAATCCTCCAGTCTCTGGTAAAAAGGCAAACTTTTTACAAGTGCAGTGGTTGGTTCAGAGTCGGTTTCATGGAAATCACTGTCAGGCTATCACTATGTTCAGAGGCTGGTCTTAGACAAGCAAAACTTAGTTTATGAGCTAAGGACTCAACTGCCTCACAGGTAACAATAATAGAAGGATATGTGACAAGACAAAGTCAAAGGTATCATGTGTCTCAGAACCCTTTTTTCTTCCTGCAGAAACTATGTTCTAGAAAATTATCCCAAATAGGGAAAGAATTAAAATTCCTCTTGATTAGGTCCCTAGTATTCTCTGTCTGGTGGCCTAGTATTCCCTGGCTGCCGTTCTTTACTCTCAAGGAGATGTGCTATCCTCCATCAATTTAAATACTGTTCAACTGTTCAGTTGCTAATTGACAAGTTTGTTCGTTTGCAATGCTGCCAGTTGGGACTTATCCGAAGGTTCCTGGCAAGGCAGACCAATTGATTAGAAGCGACCGGAATATGATAGGGAGCATAGGGCaaatgtatgtgtatatatatatatatatatatatatatatatatatatatatatatatatatatatatatatatatatat
This window of the Oryza sativa Japonica Group chromosome 4, ASM3414082v1 genome carries:
- the LOC4336261 gene encoding transcription factor bHLH153, translated to MMMTEVANHSKRNHNESYFTGKAAVTSSSEEFGSMTSKKPRNTSPRDAPVSPKEKKDKIGERVAALQQLVSPFGKTDTASVLQEASGYIKFLHQQLEVLSSPYMRAPPVPGAAPEDPDHYSLRNRGLCLVPVDQTLQLTQSNGADLWAPANTTRRR